CTGGCCTACCTATCAGCGGACTCTGTTGCAATCTTTGTGCTCGGTCACCTCGCGGTTCGCGCGGGCGAGCCGGGGCACCAGCTCATGTCCTTCTGGGCGCCCTTCGTGCTCATCCACCTGGGCGGGCAGGACACCATCACCGCCTTCTCTCGGCAGGACAATGAGCTGTGGCTGCGCCACCTGCTGAACCTGGTCACCCAGGTAGTAGTCGCTGGCTACGTCGTGGCCAAGGCGTCTTGGCCGGACAGCCGGCTCAGGGTTGCCATGGTGCTCATGTTCCTCTCCGGGTGCTTCAAGTACGCGGAGCGTACGCTGTGCCTTTACTCCGCAAGCCCAGCGAGGCTCAGGTCACACAATATTGGTATAATGTCACGGAAGCTACAGGCATTTCAGTGGTTTCTTAAGAAGGATAACGACTCTAGAGTTGTGGCTGATAACGACCTGACCCCAAGACATATTTTTGATTATATGATGAAAGAAGCAACGAGTGAATCAAGCAGCAGTACTGACATCATGTCAGTGGATGCCCCCATCAATGAGACAGAGATCATTATTAAATATTTGGACAAACTACCAGACACTCACAAGGAGTTTCTGTCTAATCCAGATCGCTACGACCCCTATAAGTTTGTGGGAGCATGTCTGCTAGATTGGTACGAAGGCCTCTACACCAAAAACCCATTTCGTCAATCCTTTTTTGAAATCTATCAGGAATGCCTTTATCCATTCTTCCGTGAATGCTTCCGTGATTGTCTCTATGGATGTCTCCGTAGTTGTCTTGGTGAAATCCGTGATTTCCTCCGTGATATCTTCCGTGACTGTGGACTTCCAAGCTGCAGTGTTGAGTTGTTGACACTTTTAAGAGTTGTCTTCGAATCATCTTCTTGTCTTGTCTTTTTATCGTCCTCCTACCCCTGTTGCTACTATACCCTTTGTTCCAATATGTCTCAGCCCTAATAGCCCTTGTGCTCTTCATGGCATCTGAAAAGGGGGGCCATCTCCATACTAGCCAAACTGACATCACCGTGTCCTACATATTGCTTGTAGGAGCAATATTCCTACTTCCTAGATGTGTCCTCTGTTATCATCTCCATCTTTTCCTTCATGGTCTCCAATCTTCGGGACAGCGGCGGCATGATCAAAAGTGCAATCTTTCGTGTAGCCAACTACATTCAGCAAGCTTGGAGTAGAAAACAGTGGTCCGAAGAGCTAGCACAATACAACATGATCAAGAGGCATGCCACCCAAGATACTTCAGGCATGGCATTCATCTGGCAATGGATCGGTAAGCTCTTGGGTTCCTGTGGCCTCGAGTTGTTTGATGTAACACACACACCCATGACCAAAGATAATAATGCACCCATGAAGGAGTTCGTCCTTGCCAATCTGTTATACTCAGGAACAAAAAAAGAATGGAACATTGGTAGTTCCCGCGGCCATCTAGCAGTCCAGAAGTGGATGGTGAAAAACCATCATGATCCAAATTCTGCAGCGACAGGAAAAGTACTAGAGAAGATAATCACAAGTGGTCTTGATTTTCCAACAAGCGTGCTCACCTGGCACATTGCAACAGACATTTGCTACTTCTGGGAAGGAGCCAGCACCTGCAGTTCTGGTGTTGAACTGAAGAAGCACAAGGAGATGAGCAGAGAACTGTCAAATTATTTAATGTACCTTGTCTTCAAGTGTGGTGTGATGCTTAGTAGCAACTCACAGATTGTGCATGATAAGGCACATGAGGAAATTTTGACAACTTTGTTTGAACATCAACAGAGTCAACAGGTTACTCTAGATGAGAAAACAACAGTCACGAAGATTtttgaagctttgaagaaaaaATCGCTGGTTGGTACACAGAAGAAACATGAAGAACCATCCGAGATAAAAGATAATGCTGCAGATAGTcatctgcagaaactcttgCAGAGCGCT
This sequence is a window from Panicum virgatum strain AP13 chromosome 7K, P.virgatum_v5, whole genome shotgun sequence. Protein-coding genes within it:
- the LOC120639616 gene encoding uncharacterized protein LOC120639616, whose protein sequence is MRPLKMNREEVSRGDPMGKNSLVPAVQELWNAWEIHFLILLSLSLQVFLFLFAGMRRRSSSRVLSIVLWLAYLSADSVAIFVLGHLAVRAGEPGHQLMSFWAPFVLIHLGGQDTITAFSRQDNELWLRHLLNLVTQVVVAGYVVAKASWPDSRLRVAMVLMFLSGCFKYAERTLCLYSASPARLRSHNIGIMSRKLQAFQWFLKKDNDSRVVADNDLTPRHIFDYMMKEATSESSSSTDIMSVDAPINETEIIIKYLDKLPDTHKEFLSNPDRYDPYKFVGACLLDWYEGLYTKNPFRQSFFEIYQECLYPFFRECFRDCLYGCLRSCLGEIRDFLRDIFRDCGLPSCSVELLTLLRVVFESSSCLVFLSSSYPCCYYTLCSNMSQP